The proteins below come from a single Bryobacter aggregatus MPL3 genomic window:
- a CDS encoding AsmA family protein: protein MRRKWWIVAVLGLAFALALPYVSAEPIRIHLESSLESALSRRVRIQGKTHFRLIPSPALIAQKVIIDEDPNYSLEPFAYVTELEVQPRLSALLSGKLTAARLRLKEPSVNLMRGATGWNVQSLGKPGLRPPEIEVRNGRLNFKQGDAKSAFYLTNALVDISAPSAQGDVTIFMSAEPARTDRGAQGFGNVAVRGEIHAPGPREPELDLDIELQPSALHAFNFFFGARGVDFAGKLAAKGRIKGPWTRASINGTLQLEGLEPQSFLPFAGKSDRIALAGSIDFPGQHLALDTVGGTSLRTRIRARDFFQKPKGAFLLDVRRIDAAKLLEFGHAANAKLPAGISAKGQFSAVVGYSWPSPEEVPAKGMIWFEDARLDLPDQPSLEIRDARAIVEGSRWRLAPAEIVVGQSQSAAMDADWNARTGALRVNVATQLLSVKGLTKGLGMLLRASNLPFLPSARGGSWQGNVKYERTEDSDEGVWSGRLSVRNISLDVEGISAPLEISSASVLFDPSHVTLQRMRAEWDGTEFEGNYQYFPGSKKPGELDLVIQEASTSGLESLLHDAYRPPPGLLEKIRFRRAKLPDWLLARNLSGRLRFKTLNFAGGAFQPLVLQIDWRGVKLKSTITHAAFVLFDAPGSLQWKGSLEAELWQPAPRYRFDGQISNWPTGEGSASFDGTLQTTSLREGWLESLDGEGTVLLTGSTHETAKLVARQGQLTLDFGEGKRKSAHLTPPYWPLDLPDEP from the coding sequence ATGAGAAGGAAATGGTGGATTGTTGCGGTGCTCGGTTTGGCTTTTGCACTGGCGCTGCCCTATGTCAGCGCGGAACCGATTCGGATCCATCTCGAGTCCTCACTTGAGTCGGCGCTGTCGCGGCGGGTGCGAATTCAGGGCAAGACGCATTTTCGTTTGATTCCGAGCCCGGCACTCATTGCCCAGAAGGTCATCATCGATGAAGATCCCAACTACTCGCTTGAACCCTTCGCCTATGTCACCGAACTCGAAGTGCAACCTCGCCTGAGCGCGCTGCTCTCCGGAAAGCTCACGGCAGCACGCCTGCGCCTGAAGGAGCCAAGTGTCAATCTGATGCGCGGCGCGACGGGCTGGAATGTACAGAGTCTTGGCAAGCCAGGACTGCGTCCGCCGGAGATCGAGGTCCGCAATGGCCGTCTGAATTTCAAGCAGGGCGATGCGAAGAGCGCGTTTTACCTGACGAATGCGTTGGTGGATATCAGCGCGCCCAGTGCGCAGGGCGACGTCACGATTTTCATGTCTGCAGAGCCCGCACGTACCGATCGTGGCGCGCAGGGCTTCGGCAATGTTGCGGTCCGCGGCGAGATTCATGCTCCCGGTCCGCGCGAACCAGAGCTCGATCTTGATATCGAACTCCAACCAAGCGCGCTTCATGCGTTTAATTTCTTCTTCGGTGCGCGAGGGGTCGATTTCGCGGGAAAACTCGCCGCAAAGGGCCGCATCAAGGGGCCGTGGACTCGAGCGTCCATCAACGGAACCCTGCAGTTGGAAGGGCTCGAGCCTCAAAGCTTTCTGCCCTTTGCGGGCAAGAGCGACCGGATCGCACTCGCCGGCTCGATCGACTTCCCGGGACAGCATCTGGCCCTGGATACGGTGGGAGGCACCTCACTGCGGACGCGAATCCGCGCTCGTGATTTCTTCCAGAAGCCGAAGGGAGCCTTCCTGCTGGACGTACGCCGGATCGATGCGGCAAAGTTATTGGAATTTGGCCATGCGGCGAATGCCAAGCTGCCTGCGGGCATCAGCGCCAAGGGACAGTTCAGCGCGGTAGTGGGTTACTCCTGGCCTAGCCCGGAAGAAGTTCCCGCCAAGGGGATGATCTGGTTTGAGGATGCCCGGCTGGATCTTCCGGATCAGCCGAGCCTGGAGATTCGGGATGCCCGCGCCATTGTCGAAGGCTCCCGTTGGCGGCTGGCTCCCGCTGAGATCGTAGTGGGGCAGTCGCAATCAGCCGCGATGGATGCCGATTGGAACGCCCGGACAGGCGCACTCCGGGTGAATGTGGCAACACAGCTCCTGAGTGTCAAAGGGCTGACCAAGGGCCTGGGCATGCTCTTGCGTGCCTCGAATCTTCCCTTTCTCCCCAGCGCTCGCGGCGGGAGTTGGCAGGGCAACGTCAAGTATGAACGGACGGAGGATTCCGATGAAGGAGTTTGGAGCGGCCGGCTGAGCGTCCGAAATATTTCCCTCGATGTGGAGGGAATTTCCGCCCCGCTCGAAATCTCATCGGCGTCCGTACTGTTCGATCCCAGCCATGTGACGCTCCAGCGGATGCGGGCAGAGTGGGACGGCACCGAGTTTGAAGGAAATTACCAGTACTTTCCAGGCAGCAAGAAACCTGGCGAACTTGATCTGGTGATCCAGGAAGCCAGTACGAGCGGTCTGGAGTCGCTGCTGCATGATGCCTATCGTCCGCCTCCCGGGTTGCTGGAGAAGATCCGTTTCCGCCGGGCGAAGTTACCTGATTGGCTGCTGGCGCGCAATCTAAGCGGCCGGCTTCGCTTCAAGACTCTGAATTTTGCGGGCGGCGCATTCCAACCGCTCGTCCTCCAGATTGATTGGCGCGGCGTGAAACTGAAGAGCACCATCACCCATGCGGCCTTTGTGCTTTTCGATGCGCCAGGCAGCTTGCAGTGGAAGGGCAGCTTGGAAGCTGAGCTTTGGCAGCCCGCCCCCCGATATCGATTCGATGGGCAGATTAGCAACTGGCCTACCGGCGAGGGAAGCGCAAGCTTTGATGGGACACTCCAGACGACTAGCTTGCGTGAAGGCTGGCTGGAGAGTCTGGACGGGGAGGGAACTGTCCTCCTGACAGGCTCCACGCACGAAACCGCAAAGCTGGTGGCCCGGCAAGGCCAACTGACTCTCGACTTTGGCGAGGGCAAGCGGAAGTCGGCTCATCTCACTCCGCCTTATTGGCCGTTGGATCTTCCTGACGAGCCATAA
- a CDS encoding nucleotidyltransferase family protein yields the protein MIGGIVLAGGASSRMGQPKALLPLGGITMLERIVTLFQKHCTTICVVTGAHDRELREALPDFAPFLLHNAHYAAGMFSSLRTGLRHSSHCDRILFSPVDFAGVLPQTIEPLFESKAMVAKPRWQGQSGHPVLIGSDAIRALLEAGLESNAKEILAGFPSQYFDVDDRAVAEDCDTPEDYQRLISWWRAAQA from the coding sequence ATGATTGGCGGCATTGTCCTCGCTGGAGGCGCCTCCTCCCGGATGGGGCAACCCAAGGCGTTGCTGCCTCTGGGGGGAATCACCATGCTGGAAAGAATCGTGACGCTCTTCCAAAAGCACTGCACCACCATTTGTGTGGTGACAGGTGCACATGACAGGGAACTCAGAGAGGCCCTGCCGGATTTCGCGCCGTTCCTGCTTCACAACGCTCACTACGCTGCGGGCATGTTCTCCAGTCTGCGTACCGGTTTACGGCATTCCAGCCATTGCGACCGGATTCTCTTCAGCCCGGTCGATTTTGCTGGAGTACTTCCGCAAACCATCGAACCGTTGTTCGAATCGAAAGCCATGGTGGCCAAGCCGCGTTGGCAAGGACAAAGTGGACACCCGGTTTTGATCGGATCAGACGCAATCCGTGCGCTGCTCGAAGCCGGTCTCGAATCGAATGCGAAAGAAATTCTCGCAGGGTTTCCGTCGCAGTATTTTGATGTGGATGATCGCGCTGTCGCGGAGGATTGCGACACTCCGGAAGACTATCAGCGTCTGATCTCCTGGTGGAGGGCCGCGCAGGCATGA
- the nth gene encoding endonuclease III: MSTSLVRPKRPRSKAERQIRLDAILATLDEMYPNVTCALHHTNPWELLVATILSAQCTDERVNKVTPDLFAKYPTMEDFAAASAEELGRDIYSTGFYNNKAKNIIGAARRILSVYGGEIPQDIDALLTVPGAARKTANVVLGTAFGMATGVVVDTHVSRISQRLDLTRNTDPVKIERDLVAILPQERWISFSHQLIHHGRGHCKARKPQCFDCPLNPLCYAEDKNA; encoded by the coding sequence ATGAGCACTTCGTTGGTCCGGCCGAAACGCCCCCGCAGCAAAGCGGAAAGACAAATTCGGCTGGACGCGATTCTCGCCACCTTGGATGAGATGTACCCGAATGTGACTTGCGCCCTGCACCACACCAATCCGTGGGAACTCCTGGTGGCAACAATTCTCTCCGCCCAATGTACCGATGAGCGAGTGAACAAGGTCACGCCCGATCTGTTTGCGAAGTATCCGACGATGGAAGATTTTGCGGCTGCCTCGGCAGAAGAACTGGGCAGAGACATCTATTCGACCGGCTTTTACAACAACAAAGCGAAGAACATCATTGGCGCGGCCCGTCGCATCCTCAGCGTGTATGGGGGCGAGATTCCGCAGGATATCGACGCACTGCTCACCGTCCCCGGGGCAGCGCGCAAGACAGCCAATGTGGTTCTTGGAACTGCATTTGGAATGGCCACAGGCGTGGTGGTGGACACCCATGTTTCGCGGATCTCCCAGCGTCTCGATCTCACGCGCAACACCGACCCCGTCAAAATTGAGCGCGATCTGGTGGCGATTCTTCCGCAGGAACGTTGGATCAGCTTCAGCCATCAACTCATCCACCATGGCCGTGGCCATTGCAAGGCCCGCAAGCCCCAGTGTTTTGATTGTCCGCTCAACCCACTCTGCTATGCCGAGGACAAGAATGCGTAG
- a CDS encoding glycosyltransferase family 39 protein, whose translation MGLCCVWLLGLPGDWLLDDFSLLDATFPALSRPRPLTYLSFWLNLKAFGATPWAFRLTNILLHAVGVQLCYRALRRLIGDQRAFLAAAAFAISPIQADAVLYIFGRPIVLMGVFLWLALERWVDGRHWISFGAFLLALTAKEEAVAFPVFLLALRYCGPKLPGDLRAVSAMLVCGVGTALTTALLAAKLQGSGAGAQSGVNALSYFATQPKVIAIYLQQLLLPSFLGFTWQPSLWPPAGALLWLLPLMGIWMARAKSWILWPIGALLFLLPTSSILPIADVAAFRRMYLPTAFLFAALPVLQHQLVAAWILILTGVTGYRAHTLFAHPEQLWLATFEQQPGDSRALLQACRYLPPDQALLTLEQHREFSSQSDYQTELGRVYLDLKRPVDALRAFGKALGAEPGKASNLYNRGVALLAIGQRDAAKADFERTLQIDPAHRPAREALEQLATRKD comes from the coding sequence TTGGGACTCTGTTGCGTCTGGTTGCTCGGTTTGCCGGGCGACTGGCTACTTGACGACTTCTCTCTGCTTGACGCTACATTCCCCGCACTCTCCCGTCCTCGCCCTCTCACTTATCTCAGTTTTTGGCTGAATCTGAAAGCTTTTGGCGCGACACCCTGGGCTTTCCGGCTCACGAATATCCTGCTGCATGCCGTCGGCGTACAACTCTGCTACCGGGCCTTGCGGCGGCTGATCGGGGACCAGCGCGCCTTCCTTGCTGCCGCTGCCTTTGCCATCAGCCCGATCCAGGCCGACGCGGTTCTCTACATCTTTGGGCGGCCGATTGTCCTGATGGGCGTTTTCCTCTGGCTTGCACTGGAACGTTGGGTGGACGGCCGGCATTGGATCAGTTTTGGAGCCTTCTTGCTTGCCCTGACTGCCAAGGAGGAGGCCGTGGCCTTCCCGGTTTTTCTTCTTGCTCTGCGCTACTGCGGACCCAAGCTGCCGGGCGACCTGCGGGCCGTCAGCGCGATGCTGGTCTGCGGTGTGGGGACGGCCCTCACCACCGCTCTGCTGGCCGCAAAGCTGCAAGGCTCGGGTGCGGGAGCGCAATCCGGTGTGAATGCGCTTTCCTACTTCGCGACACAGCCGAAAGTGATCGCCATCTATCTCCAACAGTTGTTGCTGCCCAGCTTCCTGGGCTTCACCTGGCAACCGTCGTTGTGGCCCCCTGCGGGAGCCTTACTCTGGTTGCTTCCCCTCATGGGGATTTGGATGGCGCGAGCAAAATCCTGGATCCTCTGGCCCATCGGAGCCTTGCTCTTCTTACTCCCCACCTCGAGCATTCTCCCGATTGCCGATGTCGCGGCATTCCGGCGTATGTACCTGCCCACAGCCTTTCTGTTTGCGGCCCTGCCGGTGCTCCAGCATCAACTTGTCGCTGCCTGGATCCTGATTCTCACCGGCGTGACGGGATACCGCGCTCATACGCTATTCGCACATCCGGAACAACTCTGGTTGGCAACTTTTGAACAGCAACCCGGTGACTCGCGTGCTCTGCTGCAAGCCTGCCGCTATCTGCCACCCGATCAGGCGCTCTTGACCCTTGAACAGCACCGCGAATTCTCAAGCCAAAGCGACTACCAGACTGAACTCGGCCGCGTCTATCTTGATCTCAAACGGCCGGTGGACGCACTCCGAGCCTTTGGCAAGGCGCTTGGCGCAGAGCCTGGAAAAGCTTCTAATCTTTACAACCGCGGAGTCGCACTTCTCGCGATCGGACAACGCGATGCCGCGAAGGCCGACTTTGAACGGACCCTCCAGATTGACCCCGCGCACCGCCCGGCACGCGAGGCCCTGGAACAGCTTGCTACTCGGAAGGATTGA
- a CDS encoding ArnT family glycosyltransferase, with protein MSAVFYLLLGWILTVASCVAMGTWVKRALQLEVEGWEDLCYRFLLGAAGLSLTMFTLASLGLIRKGVIYGVAVLACLSLYRHLPQLPKPLWHWSAIPFLAYVLFYLSHAMAPEISPDGMSYHLGLVARYYREHGFVWFATNMYAYLSQGLEMLFLFAYSIGRHSAAALVHFSFLLLLPLLLAAHAGLRGWLAGLVVFLMPVVGIDGISAYNDVALAVVVLGCALAMERWRQTNQLAWVSTAALLAGFAFSIKYTGVVALLFLLPSWRAWPRWLLASICALPWLVKNWLWSGNPLAPFFNAWFANPWFNVDFENDYRSYFRHYDLSGPLAWAKEVFLGGPQLSGTLGPVAILFVAALLGVRQAKVRRYLFAAACVLLLYPLNLGTRFLIPAMPLLALALYETFPRLAPVSVLAAAILAWPSVMSLFTSPYCWRLEKAPWRAALRIETEEGFLVRKSPGYVAARMIETFVPVGQSVYLHSPVSDSYCSRNLIVGYQSTIGLKMQHAMVAPSYEAYQPRFLYHCPTSKIEIAKDTTNTWSIIEIEPRPESAYCNRMPWDAGLLRDGNWLSRWRSWGPVKAADFCQLSGAGPYNVWGSGDQWEVELKGCTREMTPHAADFRAEARRYMQSQGIHYVAIDQRDFNAQDMIDNAALWQITLVAERGSVRLYRWNDSILPGR; from the coding sequence ATGAGCGCTGTTTTCTATCTGCTTCTTGGTTGGATACTCACGGTCGCGAGCTGTGTCGCGATGGGAACCTGGGTGAAGCGGGCACTGCAGCTTGAAGTAGAAGGATGGGAAGACCTGTGCTATCGCTTCCTGCTTGGCGCCGCCGGACTCAGCCTGACGATGTTTACGCTCGCCTCCCTGGGGCTGATCCGCAAGGGTGTGATCTACGGCGTGGCGGTGCTCGCCTGCCTCAGTCTGTATCGGCATCTGCCGCAACTGCCGAAGCCGCTCTGGCACTGGTCGGCGATTCCGTTTCTTGCCTATGTCCTGTTCTATCTCAGCCACGCCATGGCCCCTGAGATCTCGCCAGACGGCATGAGCTATCACCTCGGCCTGGTGGCCCGTTACTATCGCGAACATGGCTTCGTTTGGTTTGCGACCAACATGTACGCCTACCTCTCGCAAGGTCTGGAGATGCTGTTTCTGTTTGCCTATTCGATCGGACGGCATTCGGCAGCGGCTCTGGTGCACTTCAGTTTCCTGCTGCTCCTGCCGCTCCTCTTAGCGGCCCATGCCGGACTGCGTGGCTGGCTGGCAGGCCTGGTTGTGTTTCTGATGCCGGTGGTGGGCATCGATGGCATCAGCGCCTATAACGATGTTGCGCTGGCGGTGGTGGTACTGGGCTGTGCGCTCGCGATGGAGCGCTGGCGGCAGACGAATCAATTGGCCTGGGTGAGCACGGCGGCGCTGCTCGCAGGCTTTGCCTTCTCGATCAAGTACACCGGTGTGGTAGCGCTGCTTTTCTTATTGCCCAGTTGGCGTGCCTGGCCGCGCTGGTTGCTCGCATCAATTTGTGCGCTGCCCTGGCTGGTGAAGAATTGGCTTTGGTCGGGCAATCCGCTCGCCCCCTTCTTCAATGCCTGGTTTGCCAACCCCTGGTTCAATGTCGATTTCGAGAACGACTATCGCAGCTACTTTCGCCATTACGACCTGAGTGGGCCGCTCGCTTGGGCGAAGGAAGTGTTTCTGGGTGGCCCACAGCTGAGTGGAACCCTGGGGCCGGTCGCCATTCTGTTTGTCGCGGCGCTGCTTGGTGTCCGCCAAGCCAAAGTGCGCCGCTATCTCTTTGCCGCCGCCTGTGTGCTGCTGCTTTATCCGCTCAATCTCGGCACGCGCTTTCTGATTCCTGCCATGCCGCTGCTGGCGCTCGCGCTATATGAGACCTTTCCACGCCTTGCGCCTGTTTCTGTCCTGGCTGCGGCGATTCTCGCCTGGCCCAGTGTGATGTCTCTCTTCACTTCGCCTTATTGCTGGCGGCTGGAGAAGGCGCCATGGCGTGCGGCGCTTCGCATCGAGACCGAAGAGGGGTTCCTGGTGCGAAAGAGCCCAGGCTATGTGGCGGCACGGATGATTGAAACCTTTGTTCCCGTGGGCCAGAGTGTCTACCTGCACTCTCCGGTCTCCGACAGCTACTGCTCACGCAACCTGATCGTGGGCTACCAAAGTACGATCGGCCTGAAGATGCAGCACGCGATGGTTGCTCCCAGCTACGAAGCCTACCAGCCGCGATTCCTGTACCACTGCCCGACATCCAAAATTGAGATCGCAAAGGACACGACAAACACCTGGAGCATCATCGAGATCGAGCCGCGGCCGGAAAGCGCGTACTGCAATCGCATGCCCTGGGATGCAGGTTTGCTGCGTGATGGCAATTGGCTCAGCCGCTGGCGCTCCTGGGGACCAGTGAAGGCTGCTGACTTCTGCCAGCTCAGCGGCGCCGGGCCTTACAACGTTTGGGGCAGCGGTGACCAGTGGGAGGTCGAGTTGAAAGGTTGCACGCGGGAGATGACTCCACATGCAGCCGATTTTCGCGCGGAAGCCCGCCGTTATATGCAGAGCCAGGGGATTCACTACGTTGCGATCGATCAGCGCGACTTCAACGCGCAGGACATGATCGACAATGCGGCGCTCTGGCAGATCACGCTCGTCGCCGAACGGGGAAGCGTGAGACTCTATCGTTGGAATGACTCAATACTTCCTGGGCGTTGA